The nucleotide sequence AGCGCCCGATTGAACAGATTCCGAAAGATGCGTGCTGCGATCCATCCCAAAAACAAGACCACGATCGCAGCGATCACATTGGTCACCCAAATCGGACCTTGCTCGATGAGAAAATCGGACGCGGTTTTGTAAAACTCGGACAGTCGCGTGATGGCATCTTGGGGTGCTTCTTCTTTCCCGGCTTGAGCGAACAGCAGCATGGGACGATCTCCTGAGGTTGGTCTATGAAATCAAAGCTTCGACTGGAAGGATGATTATTTGCCATCGCTTATCGAAGGCCAAGTCGAATCAAGAAACGAAATCGGGCCGCGAGTCCAATTCGACACGCGGCCCGATCGTTAAGGTTCAGCAAGTCAAGCGAGCTTACTTGTTGTTCTTGGTCGTTCCATCCCAGTCGTCGGTGCGGAATGGCGTGGCAGGCAAGGCCTGAGCGTTTTGCAGGTTCGCCACAGGGTTATCCCCCCAAGCATAGCGGACAGCCACTGGCTCTTTCACTTCAGGGCTCGAAACTCGAACCTTGTTGCTGCCGATCAGTTCAGCTTTGGCATTCACGAACTTCTTATCGGCACCCGCGATGGTGAAACCCTGCAAAGCGCGGGTATCGAACGAATCGAGCTGGCTACCGTAGGTATCCATTTCAATCACGATCGCATTACCTTCGACGCTCATCGACTTGTAGCGAGGGCTTTGGCTGACGATCTTGTAGCCATACTCGTTGGCCAGCGCGAGGCGAGCCAGACGTTTGGCGACGTCTTGCTTGTTACGTGGGTGAATGTCTTCCGCTTCGCCCAGATCAATGATGACGGCCTGACCGGTGTTCGGCAGACGATCGAGGGTCATCGTTTGAGCTTCACGAAGTTCGGCCCAAGCACTGTCGCCTGGTTCGGAACGCTCTTGCAGGAAGTCAGCCAACTGAACCCAATAGAATGGGAAGTCCCCCTGACCCCAGCGGTCCCGCCAGTTCTGGATCATCAGTGGGAACAAGTCGCGGTATTGATAAGCACGACCGGCGTTCGATTCGCCCTGGTACCAGATCACACCACGGATACCGTAGCCAATGATTGGGTTCAGCACGCCTTGGTATAAGTTCGCGGGACGGTGCTGGTTGGTGAGCGGATTGCGTGGAGGGCTTGGCTTTCCGCCTGGTTCTGGCTTGCCATCCGCTTTGGCCTGCTTGGCCTTTTCTTCCCAAGCCTTCAGATTTTCTTTGTACTGGGCAACTGCTTGTTCGTGGTTGTAGGTTGCTTCGGTCTGTTCCCAGCGAGCCATCAGTTCGTTGAACTTGCCACTGTTCTTCAGCACGTCACGTTCCACCCAAGCTTCGGCAGACGAACCACCCCAGGCGTTGTCGATCAAACCAACCGGCACGTCCAAGGTTTGATAGATCTGACGACCAAAGAAATAGCCAACGCCAGAGAAGCTGCCAACCGTATCAGGCGTGCAGAGTTCCCATTTGCCGTTGAACGATTCTTGAGCTTCCTGGGTACCGACCTGAGGCACGCTGATCAGACGAATCTTTGGGAAGTTCGCCGTCAGACGTTCGAGGTCAGCATCGTTCGATGCGTTCACGTCCCACTGCATATTCGACTGGCCGCTGCAAACCCAGACTTCGCCAACCAGAACATCGGTGATGACCTTTTCGGCATCGCCGCTACGGACAACGACCTGGTGAGGACCGCCGGCTGGCAGAGGCTTCAGTTCCGCTTTCCATTTGCCGTTGTCGTTGGCAGTGACCGTGACTTTCTGGTCACCAAGTGTCACGTTTACCTCGGCACCTTTATCGGAACTTCCCCAGATAAAGATTGGCATGTCGCGCTGTAGCACCATGTGATCGGTGAAGAGCGCCGGCATGGTGAGTTCGGCTTGCAACGAACCAACCAACAGAAAAGTTAAGAGAGCGGCGAACGTACCGCTTTGCATCCAACGGGAGTTCATGAGGGTGTCTCCGGGAAGGTGGTGTAAGGAATAGAAACTCCGGCAAGACCGCTCACTATAGCACAGCACCAAGTGAGAAACAGCTAGTTGCTACACCCCTTCCCTGCTCCTAATCTTCCAATAATCCCCACAAAACCGGCACCCACCTGAAATCAGGTCAGCGGATGAACGATAAAACGCAAGATCAAGACTATTACTTGATGTGGAAGACGCGGGGACCGATCCGTCGGTTGATCTCGCCCCTGGAAGGCTTGATCTCAGATGCCGCGTGGGGAGGCGTCCTGCTGATGATCAGTACGATCGTCGCTCTCTACCTCGCCAATAGCCATTGGGCCGAAGCGTATCACGAGATTCTTTCGGCGCCGGTCGATGTTGGACTGGGCAACTCGCATCTCGTGCTCGACGTGCATCACTTTATCAACGACGCCTTGATGGCGGTCTTCTTCTTTGTTGTCGGCCTGGAAATCAAACGCGAGATATTAGTCGGCGAACTTTCGTCCGTTCGTGAAGCGGTCTTGCCTGCCGTCGCCGCACTTGGTGGCATGCTGTTTCCAGCGGCGATCTTCCTGCTGATCAATTTGCACTCAACCGCTGGCCAGGAAGGCTGGGGGATTCCGATGGCGACTGACATCGCGTTTAGCCTAGGTATCCTTTCACTACTGGGATCGCGCGTGCCGCTCTCGGCAAAGGTTTTTCTAACAGCGTTCGCGATTGTCGACGACATTGGCGCGTCGATGGTGATTGCCTTCTTCTATACCGAAGACATCATTTGGCCGATGGTTGGTTTGGCTTCCCTCTTCTTTATCTGCCTGGTGCTGTGCAATGCGTTCGGTGTTCGTCGATCGGCACCCTATATCTTTCTGTCGCTCGCACTTTGGTTTTGTTTTTTGAAGTCCGGCATTCATCCGACCATCGCAGGAATCTTGGCAGCGCTAACGATTCCTGCACGACCGAGACTTCAGTCGGATGAATTTTTGATTTCGACACGCATGTTGCTCGATCGCATCGAAGCACGTCACGAAGAAGAAACGAGCGTGCTTAAAGACAAACAAAGTCACGCGATGATTTCGGATGTCGAAACGGCGAGTCGCTTGACGCAGACCCCACTGAAGCGGTTCGAGAACGCACTTCACTTGTGGATTACCTTCTTCATCATGCCTGTCTTCGCATTGGCCAACGCCGGGATCGAACTGAATGGCAACCTAGGGGAGAAGCTAAGTCACCCGGTCACCATTGGCGTGATCGTCGGCCTGTTGGTCGGCAAACAGATCGGCATCACTCTGTTGGCCTGGGGAGCGGTCAAGATGGGCCTGGCTCGACTGCCGCGCGGCGTTTCGTGGGGGATGCTGTATGGCCTGTCGTGGCTGGGAGGCATCGGCTTCACGATGTCGCTGTTCATTACCAACCTTGCCTATGGAAGGATGTCGGAACATCGCGACGATGCGAAGCTGGGTATTCTGATCGCGTCGGCCATCGCCGGCATCGGCGGGTGTGCGATCGTTTGGTGGTGTCTTCCCTCAGAAAAAACAGAAGAAAACGAGCAACATGACTCGACAAATCTCGGGCAAGCCCCGCCGGAGCTTGACTAGCCGCGGGGATGGACATTGCACAGAAACTCAACTATTCTGAATTTCGTTTTCACGATACCCCCTCCGCAATTCACCGGAACACCTCAAGGATAACATCCCCATGAATCGCTCTTGGATCGCTCCTGCCTGCCTCACCGCCGTCCTGCTGTCGGCCAGCTTCGTTTGTGCTGAAGATGAAAAGTTCACCCCACTGTTCGATGGCGAAACGCTGGAGGGCTGGGTGCAGAAGGGTGGCACGGCAAAGTACACCGTGGAAGATGGCATGATCATCGGTACTTCGGTACCGAAGACCGGCAACAGTTTCCTGTGCACCGAGAAGCCTTACGACAACTTCATTCTGGAAGTTGAATACATGGTCGATCCGTTGCTCAACTCAGGCATCCAGATTCGCAGCAACGTTTACGACGAACCAAAGACCTACAAGACCAGCGATGGTAAAGAAGTGAAGGTCGGTGCCGGTCGCGTGCATGGCTATCAGGTCGAAATCGATCCTTCGGATCGTGCCTGGAGCGGTGGCATCTACGACGAAGGTCGTCGTGGTTGGTTGTTCAACCTGAAGGACAAGCCAGAAGCCCAGAAGGCCTTCAAGCAGAACGAATGGAACAAGTACCGCATCGAATGCCGCGGCGACTCGATCAAGACCTGGATCAACGGCGTTCCTGCAGCCGACCTGAAAGATGACATGACCTCGAGCGGCTTCATCGCCCTGCAGGTTCACGGCATCGGTGGCGACGAAAAGAAAGTCGGCAAGCAGATCAAATGGCGTAACGTGAAGATCATCGAACTGGAAGACTAAGCCTTACGTTTTCCAACGTAACTTGATTCACGAAGAGAGGCCGCAACCTGTTTGCGGCCTCTCTTTTTTTGCGTCCCTGGATTCATGCGGCCACAAAATAAACGTTAAGATGCCAACTGAATTGCCCTGTTTGCTTTTGTTTTTCGCCTAGTCCTTAAGAGCCTGTTGTCTTGGTTTTGTTCGTTGGCAAACGAACGAAGCAAGGCGACACGTTCCAAGGAGCATGGCATCGACCCTATTCCTTACGAAATCACCACGCATGTTTCTTACTGAACCGCGTCAGACACCTTACGACCTCCACTTCCATCTGCTCAACATCCCAGTTCGTATCCATCCCATGTTCTGGTTGGTGTCGGCCTTGATGGGATTCGCGGCAGATCGAACTCCGCAGATGGTATTGCTGTGGATCGTGGCAGTGTTCATTTCGATCCTGGTGCACGAGATGGGACATGCGATTGTGATTCGCTACTTCGGTTGGGAGCCGAGCGTTGTTTTGTATTCGTTCGGCGGATTGGCCATCCATAACCCATACGTTCAATCGCAATACGGCCCTGGCCGTGCAAGGCGGAGCAAATGGACCCAAATCATCATCAGCGCTGCCGGCCCTGCCGCCGGCTTCCTGTTGGCCGGCTTGATGTTAGCGTTCCTGGCAGGCACGCGAGTTGCTTCCGTAGAACTGGAATGGTTCGAAGGCACCAACATCCCTCGCTGGTATAAGTTAGGCCCCAGCATGGGTCTGATGTCGAAGCCAAACGTGTTTTTTTTCATCCTCGACATGTTGTTCATCAACATTTGGTGGGGGCTGATCAATTTGCTGCCAATCTGGCCGCTCGACGGTGGCAAGATCTCGCGCGAACTGTTTCAGATGGTCGACGGCGGCCAGGCCATTCGTAACTCGTTGATGCTGTCGCTGATTTGTGCAATCGCCGTCGCGATCTGGGCATTTCAAGCAGAACAGCGCTTCATGCCGATCTTTTTCGGCTTCATGGCGATTCAAAACTATCAGGAACTAAGTGGTTCCAATCGATACGGAGGGAACAACCCTTGGTGACCAGTCCACAAAACGAAACGGTGCGTCAACGCTTGATCGTGCTTGGCGCCAGTAACGTAGCCAAGAGCCTGGAAGTTCTTCTGCACGTTGCCCCGGAGATGATTCCTCAACCGCTGGAAGTCTATGCCGCGATTGGTCGCGGACGTTCTTATGGAACCCAGTCGAAGTTTCTCTGCCGTCGTCTTCCAGGCATTTTAGAGAGCGAACTTTGGCCTTCGCTGGAAAAAGTTTCTGGTCCCGCAAAAACCACTTCGGTGATCACCGACATCGGTAACGACCTTCTTTACGATCGCACTGTTGATCAAATCATTGATTGGATTGAACAGTGCATCATTCGCTTGCGGACAACCGAAGGTCCCATCGCGATCACAGGCATTCCACTTGCCGGCGTGCGAAGTTTAGCACCGTACAAGTTTTGCGCGCTCCGCGCGATGATGTTTCCTTCTTCGAACCTTCAGTTGGTTACGGTGCAGCAGCGTGCGGAAGAACTCGACGCACGTTTACAAGCGTTCGGCAAAGAAGACGACATCATGTTTATCCCGCAAAAACCCGAGTGGTATGGCTTCGATCCGATTCATTGGCGACAAGCCAAACGACCGGAAGTGTGGCACACGATTCTTTCTTCGTTGGGCCATTCGAGGTTCGATTACTCGCGCGTTCGCTCTAACTTTTTTCATTCGATGAAGCATTGGATGACGCGTCCTTACTCGCGCACGATGTTTGGTATCGAACAATCGCAAGCGCAACCATCGATCAAGCGCGGTGAACATCTTACGGTCGCGTTGTACTAAAGCGCGCTACGCGAGCGCGCTTCGAACAGCCACGAAGCGCGCGTTTCTCTTCTCTACGCGACCCCCATTTTTTCTCAAAGAAGTTTGCAGTTGTGCATCGTGAGATGTGGAAAACGTGTTGCAAAAAAAACGAATATACGTACAACTTACCTCAGCTTCTTTTGTGAATGCCTGAAGGAAGGCACCGGGTAGCATCGGAAGCTGCACTGCCCTCAGGGCGCCCGGCAAGTTTTTATGTTTGTCGCAACGTAGTGGAACACTGAAAGCGATCGATCGGTTCGATACACTTTCGTTGTCAACCAAGTCGCGACGTGATCTTACGGAGGACGTTTAAGTGGCCACAAAGAAGAAGACTGTTAAGAAGGCTGCACCGAAGAAGGCAACCACCAAGAAGGCTGCCGCTAAAAAGGCTGCTCCAAAGAAGGCTGCCGCCAAGAAGGCTCCTAAGAAAGCCGTGAAGAAGGCCGCCACCAAGAAGGCTGCCCCAAAGAAGACCGCAAAGAAGAAGGTCGTCAAGAAGGCTGCTCCTAAGAAGGCCGCCACCAAGAAGACCACCACGGTAAAGAAGACCGTGAAGAAGGCTGCCAAGAAGTCGGCAAAGAAGACCGCCAAGAAGAAGGCCTAAGTAAGCCCGCTTCGCTGAAGAGACGCACCCACAACGTGCGTCTTTTCCCTCAGCAAGA is from Bremerella sp. JC817 and encodes:
- a CDS encoding sialate O-acetylesterase, with protein sequence MNSRWMQSGTFAALLTFLLVGSLQAELTMPALFTDHMVLQRDMPIFIWGSSDKGAEVNVTLGDQKVTVTANDNGKWKAELKPLPAGGPHQVVVRSGDAEKVITDVLVGEVWVCSGQSNMQWDVNASNDADLERLTANFPKIRLISVPQVGTQEAQESFNGKWELCTPDTVGSFSGVGYFFGRQIYQTLDVPVGLIDNAWGGSSAEAWVERDVLKNSGKFNELMARWEQTEATYNHEQAVAQYKENLKAWEEKAKQAKADGKPEPGGKPSPPRNPLTNQHRPANLYQGVLNPIIGYGIRGVIWYQGESNAGRAYQYRDLFPLMIQNWRDRWGQGDFPFYWVQLADFLQERSEPGDSAWAELREAQTMTLDRLPNTGQAVIIDLGEAEDIHPRNKQDVAKRLARLALANEYGYKIVSQSPRYKSMSVEGNAIVIEMDTYGSQLDSFDTRALQGFTIAGADKKFVNAKAELIGSNKVRVSSPEVKEPVAVRYAWGDNPVANLQNAQALPATPFRTDDWDGTTKNNK
- the nhaA gene encoding Na+/H+ antiporter NhaA, with product MNDKTQDQDYYLMWKTRGPIRRLISPLEGLISDAAWGGVLLMISTIVALYLANSHWAEAYHEILSAPVDVGLGNSHLVLDVHHFINDALMAVFFFVVGLEIKREILVGELSSVREAVLPAVAALGGMLFPAAIFLLINLHSTAGQEGWGIPMATDIAFSLGILSLLGSRVPLSAKVFLTAFAIVDDIGASMVIAFFYTEDIIWPMVGLASLFFICLVLCNAFGVRRSAPYIFLSLALWFCFLKSGIHPTIAGILAALTIPARPRLQSDEFLISTRMLLDRIEARHEEETSVLKDKQSHAMISDVETASRLTQTPLKRFENALHLWITFFIMPVFALANAGIELNGNLGEKLSHPVTIGVIVGLLVGKQIGITLLAWGAVKMGLARLPRGVSWGMLYGLSWLGGIGFTMSLFITNLAYGRMSEHRDDAKLGILIASAIAGIGGCAIVWWCLPSEKTEENEQHDSTNLGQAPPELD
- a CDS encoding DUF1080 domain-containing protein, translating into MNRSWIAPACLTAVLLSASFVCAEDEKFTPLFDGETLEGWVQKGGTAKYTVEDGMIIGTSVPKTGNSFLCTEKPYDNFILEVEYMVDPLLNSGIQIRSNVYDEPKTYKTSDGKEVKVGAGRVHGYQVEIDPSDRAWSGGIYDEGRRGWLFNLKDKPEAQKAFKQNEWNKYRIECRGDSIKTWINGVPAADLKDDMTSSGFIALQVHGIGGDEKKVGKQIKWRNVKIIELED
- a CDS encoding site-2 protease family protein; the protein is MFLTEPRQTPYDLHFHLLNIPVRIHPMFWLVSALMGFAADRTPQMVLLWIVAVFISILVHEMGHAIVIRYFGWEPSVVLYSFGGLAIHNPYVQSQYGPGRARRSKWTQIIISAAGPAAGFLLAGLMLAFLAGTRVASVELEWFEGTNIPRWYKLGPSMGLMSKPNVFFFILDMLFINIWWGLINLLPIWPLDGGKISRELFQMVDGGQAIRNSLMLSLICAIAVAIWAFQAEQRFMPIFFGFMAIQNYQELSGSNRYGGNNPW